One Punica granatum isolate Tunisia-2019 chromosome 3, ASM765513v2, whole genome shotgun sequence genomic window carries:
- the LOC116200715 gene encoding G-type lectin S-receptor-like serine/threonine-protein kinase LECRK4, with the protein MASLFHGLSCLIPILCIILLFPHTAISQTNITVGSFIVAGDDKALGHWLSPSGDFAFGFSQVENNDTFLLTMWFDKIPEKTIVWLNKEIGPVPRGSRLEVTSDRGLVINDQKGGFLWSTDTVVSRVTHGFFEDSGNFGLRDEYFETTWETFDNPTDTILPGQEIRKNGVILISRGLGSNVSGEGRFRLYLKNRTVQLKTVNLPGNYENEPYYSSNGSDASTSPARAVGFNRSTGYIYILRQNGVQSPLNPGIKVVSSQDYYLRATLEFDGVFIQYSYPKNVSAGERKWSAIWLVPDNICVSSFMTKGSGVCGYNRICRLGVDHRPNCECPRGFSLLDQSDDYRGCIPSFSQGCEVSGPSSTQDEFVLDEVANIDWPTTDYEVLQPFREDECKDACLRDCMCAVTIFGSGNMCWKKKLPLSNGRADGNLSKKAFIKRRKYGSELQSPGSPSSGSNNKNALIIAGSALLGSSVFLNFMLMGAIGLGFFMIYHKKLSRIFKDEGGLDVNIRCFTYRELEDATNGFKEELGRGSFGIVFKGLIDIGNDSNSRTEVAIKKLDRLFQESEREFKTEVLVIGQTHHKNLVRLLGYCNEGQNRLLVYECLSNGSLASFLFGDEMKPTWEQRVQIALDVGKGLLYLHEECSTQIIHCDIKPQNILLDENYGARISDFGLAKLLLLSQTHTNTAIRGTRGYVAPEWFRNQPITVKVDVYSFGILLLEIICCRRSVDIEIGGEDKVILADWAYDCYREKTIDALVEKDEEAISDSKRLERFVMVAIWCIQEDPSLRPTMKKVMLMLEGIIQVSIPPCPFPFSTITTV; encoded by the coding sequence ATGGCTTCTTTGTTTCATGGGCTTAGCTGCCTAATTCCCATACTTTGCATCATCCTCCTCTTTCCACACACTGCCATTTCTCAAACCAACATAACTGTGGGCAGCTTCATTGTTGCCGGTGACGATAAAGCCCTGGGCCACTGGCTCTCTCCTTCCGGGGATTTTGCCTTTGGGTTCAGCCAAGTCGAGAACAATGACACTTTCCTATTAACCATGTGGTTCGATAAGATCCCGGAAAAGACGATCGTTTGGCTTAACAAGGAAATCGGCCCCGTTCCCAGGGGATCAAGATTGGAGGTCACCTCTGACCGGGGGCTGGTCATAAACGACCAAAAGGGAGGTTTCCTGTGGAGTACTGATACCGTAGTGAGCAGAGTCACCCATGGGTTCTTTGAGGATTCCGGGAACTTCGGCCTCAGGGACGAATACTTCGAGACAACTTGGGAGACATTTGACAATCCGACAGACACGATATTGCCCGGTCAGGAGATTAGGAAGAATGGAGTCATACTGATTTCTCGGGGATTGGGTTCCAATGTTAGCGGAGAAGGAAGGTTTAGGCTCTATCTAAAGAACAGAACCGTCCAACTAAAGACTGTGAACTTGCCTGGCAACTACGAAAATGAGCCTTACTACAGCAGCAATGGCTCAGATGCTTCAACCAGTCCTGCAAGGGCAGTCGGGTTCAATCGTTCAACcggatacatatatattcttcgCCAAAATGGAGTACAATCACCCTTGAATCCGGGGATCAAAGTGGTATCCAGCCAAGACTACTACCTGAGAGCGACTCTCGAGTTTGATGGAGTTTTCATTCAATACTCTTATCCGAAGAACGTATCAGCAGGCGAGAGGAAGTGGTCAGCTATTTGGCTAGTGCCTGATAATATATGCGTTAGTAGCTTCATGACCAAAGGAAGCGGTGTTTGCGGGTATAATAGGATCTGCAGGCTCGGAGTGGACCACAGGCCTAACTGTGAGTGCCCAAGAGGATTTTCTCTTCTCGACCAGAGCGATGACTACAGAGGCTGCATACCCAGTTTCTCCCAAGGCTGTGAAGTCAGTGGCCCGAGTTCTACGCAGGATGAATTTGTGCTCGATGAAGTCGCCAACATAGATTGGCCGACTACTGATTACGAGGTCCTGCAGCCTTTCCGGGAGGATGAGTGCAAGGACGCCTGCCTAAGGGATTGCATGTGTGCTGTCACGATATTCGGAAGTGGTAATATGTgttggaagaagaagctgcCTCTGTCAAATGGAAGGGCTGACGGCAATCTTAGCAAAAAGGCTTTCATCAAGAGGAGGAAGTACGGTTCTGAACTTCAGAGTCCGGGCTCTCCAAGCTCGGGCTCGAACAACAAAAATGCTCTGATAATTGCAGGTTCAGCTCTTCTCGGAAGTTCGGTGTTTCTGAACTTTATGCTGATGGGTGCGATCGGGCTTGGTTTCTTTATGATTTACCACAAGAAGTTGAGCAGAATTTTTAAGGATGAGGGTGGTCTGGATGTAAATATTCGTTGCTTTACATACAGAGAGCTCGAAGATGCTACAAATGGTTTCAAGGAAGAACTCGGGAGGGGATCATTCGGAATTGTTTTCAAGGGACTTATTGACATTGGCAATGATTCTAATTCCAGAACTGAAGTTGCAATCAAGAAATTAGACCGGCTGTTTCAGGAAAGCGAGAGGGAGTTCAAGACCGAAGTGCTCGTCATCGGGCAAACACACCACAAGAATCTCGTCCGACTTCTTGGGTACTGCAATGAGGGGCAGAACCGTCTTCTGGTCTATGAGTGCCTGAGCAACGGGTCTTTGGCGAGCTTCCTCTTTGGGGATGAGATGAAGCCTACTTGGGAACAGAGGGTCCAAATCGCATTGgatgtcggaaaggggctcTTGTACCTTCACGAAGAATGCAGCACGCAGATCATCCACTGTGACATAAAGCCTCAGAACATCCTGCTTGATGAGAACTACGGCGCCCGAATTTCAGATTTCGGGCTCGCCAAGCTCTTATTATTAAGCCAGACCCACACAAACACTGCCATAAGAGGGACTCGAGGCTATGTTGCTCCCGAGTGGTTTAGGAACCAGCCCATCACAGTAAAAGTCGATGTGTACAGCTTTGGCATTCTCCTACTCGAGATTATTTGCTGCAGGAGGAGCGTGGATATTGAGATTGGAGGGGAAGATAAAGTGATCTTGGCCGACTGGGCCTACGATTGCTATAGAGAGAAGACGATCGATGCTCTCGTGGAGAAGGATGAGGAGGCAATAAGTGACTCCAAGAGGCTTGAGAGGTTCGTGATGGTGGCGATCTGGTGCATTCAGGAAGACCCGTCTCTAAGGCCGACCATGAAGAAGGTCATGCTAATGCTGGAAGGGATAATTCAAGTTTCTATTCCGCCGTGTCCGTTCCCATTCAGCACTATAACTACAGTATAG
- the LOC116200563 gene encoding G-type lectin S-receptor-like serine/threonine-protein kinase LECRK3: MYKQAADKKHRYVEFEVGVFVWANLTKDRYPAREYNKLSARKIGPLEHLIPYTGDSLDEDDSRTNSLYPWENDAIEEANQQIAINSVASPSDYSYIDSSNEMNGCKPDFLPQSCDKVFLKPLVYSPPNTNWRLSDCERYQNSDENICRQVCLDDCLCAVAIVREGKCLKKRMSLSNGVLDNTVGGTALIKVRISNSTSGKPLGCSKKKGSRPLLIIESVVLSGSAALNLILLFLTFLIWYRYFRGAKAETLQAYTGNGFSSTMQSFSYEELKEGTDGFKEEVGRGAYGAFYKGVLTSNERSVIAVRVLEKITSDGNREFNAEVDTIGRANHRNLIELFGFCNEGQNRLLVYEFMRNGSLADFLFGDSRPTWFKRTEIACGVARGLLYLHEECSKQITHCDIKLQNILLDESLTAKISDFGLAKLLKIDQTRTMTAVRGTKGYLAPEWFTNMPISIKVDVYSFGIVLLELICCRRNCQFELNDEDQMILSDWVYDCYLEEKPELIIEGDEEMVGNINRVQKFVMIAMWCIQEDPSMKPSMKKVSQMIEGAVGTILIYQFLPIVLCTIVIIFSVSTLCFSFS; the protein is encoded by the exons ATGTATAAGCAAGCTGCGGATAAGAAGCACCGTTATGTGGAATTTGAAGTTGGTGTTTTTGTTTGGGCTAATCTTACTAAGGATCGATATCCTGCTAGGGAGTACAACAAGCTTTCAGCAAGGAAGATTGGGCCGTTAGAG cacctgattccttatACAGGTGATAGCTTAGACGAggacgattcgaggacgaattctctctacccatgggagaatgatgcgataGAAGAAGCG aatcaacag atTGCAATTAATTCTGTTGCATCACCATCTGACTATAGCTATATTGATTCATCAAACGAGATGAATGGATGCAAGCCGGACTTTCTGCCTCAGAGTTGTGACAAAG TGTTCCTAAAACCTCTAGTCTATTCTCCTCCCAACACTAACTGGCGGCTGTCTGATTGTGAGCGTTATCAAAATTCGGATGAGAACATCTGCAGGCAGGTTTGTTTGGATGATTGCTTATGTGCTGTTGCAATAGTTCGAGAGGGCAAGTGTTTGAAGAAGAGAATGTCTCTCTCCAATGGAGTGCTTGATAACACTGTTGGAGGAACAGCCCTCATCAAGGTGAGGATCAGTAACTCTACTTCAGGAAAGCCGCTTGGTTGCTCCAAGAAGAAAGGTAGCAGGCCATTATTAATCATCGAATCAGTAGTTCTGAGCGGCTCTGCAGCATTGAACCTGATCCTGCTTTTCTTAACCTTTCTGATATGGTATCGATACTTTCGTGGGGCAAAAGCTGAAACTTTGCAAGCGTACACGGGAAATGGGTTCTCTAGTACAATGCAGAGTTTTTCATACGAGGAGCTCAAAGAAGGGACGGATGGGTTCAAAGAAGAGGTGGGCCGGGGAGCTTATGGGGCGTTTTATAAGGGAGTTCTCACATCTAATGAGAGAAGTGTCATTGCGGTAAGAGTATTGGAAAAGATAACTTCTGATGGCAATAGAGAGTTCAACGCCGAAGTGGACACTATTGGACGTGCCAATCACAGGAACCTCATCGAACTTTTTGGGTTCTGCAACGAGGGGCAAAACCGCCTTTTGGTGTATGAATTCATGCGCAATGGATCATTGGCTGACTTTCTGTTTGGAGATTCGAGGCCGACCTGGTTCAAGAGGACCGAGATTGCCTGTGGGGTGGCGAGAGGCCTCCTGTACCTCCATGAGGAATGCAGCAAGCAGATCACCCACTGTGATATAAAGCTGCAGAACATCCTCCTCGATGAGTCTCTCACAGCAAAGATTTCCGATTTTGGGTTAGCAAAGCTTTTGAAGATTGACCAAACACGAACAATGACGGCGGTCAGGGGGACAAAAGGGTACTTGGCTCCAGAATGGTTCACAAACATGCCGATTTCCATTAAAGTGGATGTCTACAGCTTTGGGATTGTTCTGCTGGAGCTGATTTGCTGTAGGAGGAACTGTCAGTTCGaattgaatgacgaggatcaGATGATACTCTCTGACTGGGTTTACGATTGCTACCTTGAAGAGAAGCCCGAGCTAATCATAGAGGGTGATGAGGAAATGGTTGGAAACATTAACAGAGTGCAAAAATTCGTGATGATAGCAATGTGGTGCATTCAGGAAGACCCATCTATGAAGCCGTCTATGAAGAAAGTCAGTCAAATGATCGAAGGGGCTGTTGGGACCATCCTCATTTATCAGTTCCTTCCAATAGTTCTCTGCACAATCGTGATCATATTCAGTGTTTCAACATTATGTTTTTCCTTTAGCTGA